One Pseudomonas rhizophila DNA window includes the following coding sequences:
- a CDS encoding YihY/virulence factor BrkB family protein → MMFPALKGLPLHRVMMRTVTEFLDDEMSTYASALAYQMLFSLFPFILFLIALIGFLHLPDFFSWLRLQSELVLPPQALEQVNPVIDQLQQSKGGLLSVGIVIALWTASAGVRLMMSAMNAAYDVVEGRPIWKRFPLSIFYTIGIAGMLLAAAALMVLGPQVMGWIAAQVGLEEFIVTLWTIVRWPVIVFLLMVAVALIYYVMPDVKQEFRFITPGSVLAVVVWIIASLGFAFYVKTFANYNAMYGSIGAIIVLLLYFYISSAVLLLGAEMNAVIEHMSAEGKDRGEKSPGEHEKQHVSGLGRDHSIPHPHTDET, encoded by the coding sequence ATGATGTTCCCGGCCTTGAAAGGCTTGCCCTTGCATCGTGTGATGATGCGTACCGTGACCGAGTTTCTCGACGACGAGATGTCGACCTATGCCTCGGCATTGGCCTACCAGATGCTGTTTTCGCTGTTCCCCTTCATTCTGTTCCTGATCGCACTGATCGGTTTCCTGCATTTGCCGGACTTCTTCTCCTGGCTGCGCCTGCAATCGGAGCTGGTGTTGCCACCCCAGGCCCTGGAGCAGGTCAACCCGGTGATCGACCAGCTTCAGCAATCCAAGGGGGGGTTGTTGTCGGTGGGTATCGTCATTGCGTTGTGGACTGCCTCGGCCGGTGTCCGGTTGATGATGAGTGCGATGAACGCCGCCTACGATGTGGTAGAGGGCCGTCCGATCTGGAAGCGCTTCCCGCTGTCGATTTTCTACACCATCGGCATCGCCGGCATGTTGTTGGCCGCCGCGGCGCTGATGGTGCTCGGGCCGCAGGTGATGGGCTGGATCGCGGCCCAGGTCGGGCTGGAGGAGTTCATCGTCACACTCTGGACCATCGTGCGCTGGCCGGTGATCGTGTTTTTGCTGATGGTGGCTGTGGCGTTGATCTATTACGTGATGCCTGACGTCAAACAGGAGTTTCGCTTTATTACACCGGGGTCGGTGCTGGCGGTGGTGGTGTGGATCATCGCGTCCCTGGGCTTTGCGTTTTACGTCAAGACCTTCGCCAACTACAACGCCATGTATGGCAGTATCGGCGCGATCATCGTGCTGTTGCTGTACTTCTACATTTCTTCGGCGGTGCTGTTGCTCGGTGCGGAGATGAACGCGGTGATCGAGCACATGTCCGCCGAGGGCAAGGACCGTGGTGAAAAGAGCCCGGGCGAGCACGAAAAACAGCATGTGTCGGGCCTGGGCCGTGACCATTCCATTCCTCACCCCCACACTGACGAAACCTGA
- the fadD2 gene encoding long-chain-fatty-acid--CoA ligase FadD2, producing the protein MQPDFWNDKRPAGVPLDIDVGAYKSVIEVFERSCKKFADRPAFSNMGVTLTYAELERYSAAFAGYLQAHTDLAPGDRIAVQMPNVLQYPIAVFGALRAGLIVVNTNPLYTPREMRHQFKDSGARALVYMNLFGQKVQEVLPDTDLQYLIEAKMGDLMPTAKGWLVNTLVSKVKKMVPDYSLPQAVSFKSTLRLGRGHGIKPLKVSLEDIAVLQYTGGTTGLAKGAMLTHGNLVANMQQARACLGQFGDDGQPLLREGQEVMIAPLPLYHIYAFTANCMCMMVTGNHNVLITNPRDIGGFIKELKNWRFSALLGLNTLFVALMDHPDFKTLDFSSLKLTNSGGTALVKATAERWEQLTGCRITEGYGLTETSPVACTNPYGTKSRLGTVGLPVPGTLMKVVSDDGAEQPLGERGELCIKGPQIMKGYWNKPEATAEVLDSEGWFKSGDIAVIDPDGFVRIVDRKKDMIIVSGFNVYPNEIEDVVMAHPKVANCAVIGVPDERSGEAVKLFVVPRETGVSLEELKAYCKENFTGYKIPKHIVLRESLPMTPVGKILRRELRDIA; encoded by the coding sequence ATGCAGCCTGATTTCTGGAATGACAAACGCCCGGCCGGCGTGCCCCTGGACATTGACGTGGGGGCCTACAAATCGGTGATCGAGGTGTTCGAGCGTTCCTGCAAGAAATTCGCCGACCGTCCGGCGTTCAGCAACATGGGGGTTACCCTGACCTATGCCGAACTCGAGCGCTACAGCGCTGCCTTCGCCGGCTACCTGCAAGCCCATACCGACCTGGCGCCTGGCGATCGTATCGCGGTGCAGATGCCCAATGTCCTGCAATACCCCATCGCCGTGTTCGGTGCCTTGCGCGCCGGGCTGATCGTGGTCAACACCAACCCGTTGTACACCCCGCGGGAAATGCGCCACCAGTTCAAGGACTCCGGCGCCCGGGCACTGGTGTACATGAACCTGTTCGGACAGAAAGTCCAGGAGGTGCTGCCTGACACCGATCTGCAGTATCTCATCGAGGCGAAGATGGGCGACCTGATGCCCACTGCCAAGGGCTGGCTGGTCAATACGCTGGTGAGCAAGGTCAAGAAGATGGTCCCTGACTATTCGCTGCCCCAGGCCGTTTCCTTCAAGAGCACGTTGCGCCTGGGGCGGGGCCATGGCATCAAACCGCTGAAAGTCAGCCTCGAGGACATCGCGGTGCTGCAATACACCGGCGGCACCACCGGCCTTGCCAAGGGAGCGATGCTGACTCATGGCAACCTGGTAGCGAACATGCAGCAGGCCCGGGCATGCCTGGGCCAGTTCGGCGACGACGGCCAACCGTTGCTGCGCGAAGGCCAGGAGGTGATGATCGCGCCGCTGCCGCTGTACCACATCTATGCCTTCACGGCGAATTGCATGTGCATGATGGTCACCGGTAACCACAACGTGCTGATCACCAACCCGCGGGACATCGGTGGCTTTATCAAGGAGCTGAAGAACTGGCGTTTTTCGGCGCTGCTGGGGCTCAACACGCTGTTCGTGGCGTTGATGGACCATCCGGATTTCAAGACCCTGGATTTCTCCAGCCTCAAGCTCACCAACTCCGGTGGCACTGCGCTGGTCAAGGCCACGGCCGAGCGTTGGGAACAGCTCACCGGCTGCCGGATCACCGAAGGCTATGGCCTGACCGAAACCTCGCCGGTGGCCTGCACCAACCCTTATGGCACCAAGTCCCGGCTGGGCACGGTGGGGCTGCCGGTGCCGGGCACGCTCATGAAAGTGGTCAGCGACGACGGCGCCGAACAGCCACTGGGCGAGCGCGGTGAGTTGTGCATCAAGGGCCCGCAAATCATGAAAGGCTACTGGAACAAACCCGAAGCCACCGCCGAGGTGCTGGACAGCGAAGGCTGGTTCAAATCCGGTGACATCGCGGTGATCGACCCGGACGGTTTCGTGCGCATCGTCGATCGCAAGAAAGACATGATCATCGTCTCGGGTTTCAACGTATACCCCAACGAAATCGAAGACGTGGTAATGGCCCATCCGAAAGTTGCCAACTGCGCAGTGATCGGTGTGCCGGACGAGCGTTCGGGGGAGGCGGTGAAACTGTTCGTGGTGCCACGCGAGACGGGCGTCAGCCTTGAAGAGCTCAAGGCTTACTGCAAGGAGAACTTCACCGGCTACAAGATACCCAAGCACATCGTGCTGCGAGAGTCGTTGCCGATGACGCCAGTGGGCAAGATATTGCGGCGGGAGTTGCGGGATATTGCCTGA
- the fadD1 gene encoding long-chain-fatty-acid--CoA ligase FadD1: MIEDFWKDKYPAGIAADINPDEYPNIQAVLKQSCQRFADKPAFSNLGKTITYGELYELSGAFAAYLQQHTDLQPGDRIAVQLPNVLQYPVAVFGAIRAGLIVVNTNPLYTAREMEHQFNDSGAKALVCLANMAHLAEAVVPKTGVKHVIVTEVADLLPPLKRLLINSVIKYVKKMVPAYHLPKAIKFNDVLSKGHGQPVTEANPTSDDVAVLQYTGGTTGVAKGAMLTHRNLVANMLQCKALMGSNLNEGCEVLITPLPLYHIYAFTFHCMAMMLIGNHNILISNPRDLPAMVKELSKWKFSGFVGLNTLFVALCNNEAFRNLDFSAMKVTLSGGMALQLAAAERWKEVTGCPICEGYGMTETSPVATVNPIQKIQIGTIGIPVPSTLCKIINDAGEELPLGEIGELCVKGPQVMKGYWQRQDATDEILDSEGWLKTGDIALIQPDGYMRIVDRKKDMILISGFNVYPNELEDVLATLPGVLQCAAIGVPDEKSGEAIKIFIVPRPGVTLTKEQVMEHMRANVTGYKVPKAVEFRDALPTTNVGKILRRELRDEELKKLGLKK; this comes from the coding sequence ATGATCGAAGACTTTTGGAAGGATAAGTACCCAGCTGGGATTGCTGCCGACATCAATCCAGACGAGTATCCGAATATTCAGGCGGTGTTGAAGCAGTCCTGCCAACGCTTCGCCGACAAGCCGGCATTCAGCAACCTGGGCAAGACAATTACCTACGGGGAACTGTATGAATTGTCCGGTGCCTTTGCTGCGTATCTGCAACAGCATACCGACTTGCAGCCTGGCGATCGAATCGCCGTGCAACTGCCCAACGTTCTCCAGTACCCGGTTGCCGTGTTCGGTGCGATTCGCGCCGGCCTGATCGTGGTCAACACCAACCCGCTGTACACCGCGCGGGAAATGGAACACCAGTTCAACGACTCCGGCGCCAAGGCGCTGGTGTGCCTGGCGAACATGGCGCACCTGGCCGAGGCTGTGGTGCCCAAGACGGGCGTCAAGCATGTGATCGTCACCGAAGTTGCCGATTTGCTGCCGCCACTCAAGCGTCTGCTGATCAACAGCGTGATCAAGTACGTCAAGAAGATGGTCCCCGCTTATCACTTGCCCAAGGCCATCAAGTTCAACGATGTGCTGAGCAAGGGCCACGGCCAGCCAGTGACCGAAGCCAACCCCACCAGTGACGACGTGGCCGTGTTGCAGTACACCGGCGGCACCACTGGCGTGGCCAAGGGCGCGATGCTGACCCATCGCAACCTGGTGGCGAACATGTTGCAGTGCAAGGCGCTGATGGGGTCCAACCTCAACGAAGGTTGCGAGGTCCTGATCACACCGCTGCCGCTGTATCACATCTACGCTTTCACCTTCCATTGCATGGCGATGATGCTGATCGGCAACCACAATATCCTGATCAGCAACCCGCGCGACCTCCCGGCGATGGTCAAGGAACTGTCGAAGTGGAAGTTCAGCGGTTTTGTCGGCCTCAACACGTTGTTCGTGGCCCTGTGCAACAACGAAGCCTTCCGCAACCTGGATTTCTCGGCAATGAAGGTGACGTTGTCCGGTGGCATGGCCCTGCAACTGGCGGCGGCCGAGCGCTGGAAAGAGGTTACCGGCTGCCCGATCTGCGAAGGTTACGGCATGACCGAAACCAGCCCGGTCGCCACGGTCAATCCGATCCAGAAAATCCAGATTGGCACCATCGGCATTCCGGTGCCGTCGACGCTGTGCAAGATTATCAATGACGCCGGCGAAGAACTGCCATTGGGCGAAATCGGTGAACTGTGTGTGAAAGGTCCACAGGTCATGAAGGGCTACTGGCAGCGCCAGGACGCCACCGACGAGATCCTCGACAGCGAAGGCTGGCTCAAGACCGGCGATATCGCGCTGATCCAGCCGGACGGCTACATGCGCATCGTCGATCGCAAGAAAGACATGATCCTGATCTCCGGTTTCAACGTATACCCCAACGAGCTGGAAGACGTGCTGGCGACCCTGCCGGGCGTCCTGCAGTGCGCGGCCATCGGTGTACCGGACGAAAAATCCGGCGAGGCAATCAAGATTTTCATTGTGCCCCGCCCGGGTGTCACGCTGACCAAAGAGCAGGTGATGGAACACATGCGCGCCAACGTCACGGGCTACAAAGTGCCCAAGGCGGTGGAATTCCGCGACGCGCTGCCGACCACCAACGTGGGCAAGATCCTGCGACGCGAGTTGCGTGATGAAGAACTGAAGAAGTTGGGTCTGAAGAAGTAA
- the def gene encoding peptide deformylase, which translates to MIREILKMGDERLLRIAPPVPPEMFDSPELWQLIDDMFQTMESVGGVGLAAPQIGVDLQLVIFGFEHSERYPDAEAVPQTILINPLITPLGPLMEEGFEGCLSVPGLRGAVDRYQHIRYEGFDPKGEAIVRTASGFHARVVQHECDHLIGRLYPSRITDFSKFGFTEVMFPDLDPAADD; encoded by the coding sequence ATGATTCGTGAAATCCTGAAAATGGGCGACGAACGCCTACTGCGTATTGCCCCGCCGGTGCCGCCGGAAATGTTCGACAGCCCAGAGTTGTGGCAGTTGATCGACGACATGTTCCAGACCATGGAAAGTGTGGGCGGCGTCGGCCTGGCCGCGCCGCAGATCGGTGTCGACCTGCAACTGGTGATCTTTGGCTTCGAGCACAGCGAGCGTTACCCGGACGCCGAGGCGGTGCCCCAGACGATCCTGATCAACCCGCTGATTACGCCATTGGGCCCACTGATGGAGGAGGGGTTCGAGGGCTGCTTGTCGGTGCCGGGCCTGCGCGGTGCGGTCGATCGCTATCAACACATTCGCTACGAAGGCTTTGACCCCAAAGGCGAAGCCATTGTGCGCACGGCCTCGGGCTTTCATGCGCGGGTAGTGCAGCATGAGTGCGACCACCTGATCGGGCGGCTGTACCCCTCGCGCATCACCGATTTCAGTAAGTTCGGCTTTACCGAGGTCATGTTTCCGGACCTGGACCCTGCGGCGGACGACTAG
- a CDS encoding alpha/beta hydrolase, protein MIHQTFMLTATDHTRLFVNQWLPETAPEAVIMLAHGMAEHSGRYARLARALCDAGYGVYAPDLRGHGKTGEAATLGHFADEDGWAKVVGDLASLNQHIGQQHPDVPIVLLGHSMGSYIAQGYLLHHSASLHGAILSGSNFQPVALYRAARLIACFERMRQGPKGRSALIEWLSFGSFNKKFKPTRTPFDWLSRDPAEVDKYRLDPLCGFRCTNQLWVDLLGGLQQISKASNLAQIDPGLPLLVIGGECDPVSEGKRLKDLADALRGAGSQHLQLTIYPQARHELFNETNRDEVTADVLAWIAQALSHKRPPRSE, encoded by the coding sequence ATGATCCACCAAACGTTCATGCTCACCGCCACCGACCACACCCGCCTGTTCGTCAATCAGTGGCTGCCTGAAACCGCCCCTGAAGCGGTGATCATGCTGGCCCACGGCATGGCCGAACACAGCGGCCGCTACGCGCGTCTGGCCCGGGCGCTGTGCGATGCAGGCTACGGTGTCTACGCGCCGGACCTGCGCGGCCATGGCAAAACCGGCGAAGCAGCGACGCTCGGCCATTTTGCCGACGAGGATGGCTGGGCCAAGGTGGTCGGCGACCTGGCCAGCCTCAATCAACACATCGGCCAGCAGCACCCCGATGTTCCCATCGTGTTGCTGGGTCACAGCATGGGCAGCTACATCGCCCAGGGTTACCTGTTACATCACAGCGCCAGTCTGCACGGGGCGATTCTCAGCGGTTCGAATTTCCAGCCCGTGGCGCTCTATCGTGCCGCGCGCCTGATCGCCTGTTTCGAGCGCATGCGCCAGGGCCCAAAGGGCCGCAGCGCCCTGATCGAGTGGCTGTCCTTCGGCAGTTTCAATAAGAAATTCAAACCCACGCGTACCCCCTTCGACTGGCTCAGCCGCGACCCGGCCGAGGTCGACAAGTACCGCCTCGACCCGCTGTGCGGCTTTCGTTGCACCAATCAGTTGTGGGTCGACCTGCTCGGCGGGTTGCAGCAGATCAGCAAAGCGTCCAATCTCGCCCAGATCGATCCGGGCCTGCCCCTGCTGGTGATCGGCGGTGAATGTGATCCGGTGAGTGAAGGCAAACGTCTCAAGGATCTGGCCGACGCCCTGCGCGGCGCCGGCAGCCAGCACTTGCAATTGACGATTTACCCGCAAGCCCGGCACGAACTGTTCAATGAAACCAACCGCGATGAAGTGACGGCCGACGTGCTGGCCTGGATTGCCCAGGCCCTGAGTCACAAGCGACCGCCACGCAGCGAATAG
- a CDS encoding gluconokinase translates to MNNPITALVIMGVAGCGKTCVSQALCQLSGATAIEGDTFHPAANIQKMSAGIPLNDDDRAGWLDSLCDELRRVDAMGERPVLTCSALKHSYRERLRSALPGLGFVFLELTPEVAADRVSHRPGHFMPSTLIDSQFATLQSPVGEPLTLALDASSHSVDELAHQAYVWWVDHGLKLAS, encoded by the coding sequence ATGAATAATCCCATCACCGCCCTGGTCATCATGGGCGTTGCCGGTTGCGGCAAGACTTGCGTCAGCCAGGCCCTGTGCCAGTTGAGCGGCGCCACCGCCATTGAAGGCGACACTTTCCACCCCGCGGCCAACATCCAGAAGATGAGCGCCGGTATCCCCTTGAACGACGACGACCGTGCCGGCTGGCTTGACAGCCTGTGCGACGAGTTGCGCCGTGTCGATGCGATGGGCGAGCGTCCGGTGCTGACCTGTTCGGCCCTCAAGCACAGTTATCGCGAGCGTCTGCGCAGTGCCTTGCCGGGCCTAGGCTTCGTATTTCTTGAGTTGACCCCTGAAGTGGCCGCCGACCGCGTGTCCCATCGTCCGGGGCATTTCATGCCGTCGACCCTGATCGACAGCCAGTTTGCCACCCTTCAATCCCCTGTTGGCGAGCCCCTGACCCTGGCTCTGGATGCATCCAGCCACAGCGTCGATGAACTGGCTCATCAGGCTTATGTCTGGTGGGTGGATCACGGTTTGAAGCTGGCCAGTTGA
- a CDS encoding CsbD family protein, with product MGSTSDKVKGVANEAVGNIKQGVGKATDNDRMRAEGVVQEKKGEVQQNVGKAKDAVKKGVDEA from the coding sequence ATGGGTAGCACGAGCGATAAAGTGAAGGGCGTTGCCAACGAAGCCGTCGGCAACATCAAGCAAGGCGTCGGCAAGGCCACCGACAATGACCGCATGCGCGCTGAGGGCGTGGTCCAGGAGAAAAAAGGTGAGGTTCAGCAAAACGTGGGCAAGGCCAAGGACGCAGTCAAGAAAGGCGTTGACGAGGCATAA
- a CDS encoding GNAT family N-acetyltransferase gives MSQIHYTRLDEPLWPLMNKFYRAHQSSMKAVREAQLWVARQDEIIAALCLRAVSGGHWLTGLFVDPTYRMQGIAARLIDEAVKGVEGPVWLFCHPDLRGFYERQGFSFDPVLPYAMAERLSRYARSKPMIAMGMEPKTQS, from the coding sequence ATGTCCCAGATCCACTACACGCGGCTCGATGAACCCTTGTGGCCGCTGATGAACAAGTTTTATCGCGCCCACCAATCTTCAATGAAAGCGGTGCGTGAAGCGCAGTTGTGGGTGGCGCGGCAGGATGAAATCATCGCGGCCCTGTGCTTGCGAGCGGTATCGGGTGGGCATTGGCTGACGGGGTTGTTTGTCGACCCGACGTATCGCATGCAGGGGATCGCGGCGCGCTTGATCGACGAAGCGGTGAAAGGCGTGGAAGGACCGGTCTGGTTGTTCTGCCATCCTGATTTGCGCGGCTTTTATGAGCGGCAGGGGTTCAGCTTCGACCCCGTGCTGCCTTATGCGATGGCCGAGCGCCTGAGTCGCTACGCGCGCAGCAAGCCGATGATTGCGATGGGGATGGAACCTAAAACACAATCCTGA
- a CDS encoding LacI family DNA-binding transcriptional regulator, with product MTVTKNDKNTRTTGRPTLNEVARLAGVSPITASRALRGVSTVAESLVEKVRQAARDLNYVVNPAARALASAQSHSVVVLVPSLSNLLFIDTLEAIHRVLRPKGFEVVIGNYHYSRDEEEDLLRNYMAYQPRGLLLTGFDRTESARRMIEASNIPCVYMMELDPGAGLNCVGFSQLKAGETAAEHLISRGRKRLAYVGAQLDQRTLLRGEGFRRALQKAGLYDPDLELLTPRPSSVGLGGELFLQLLASHPDVDAIFFGNDDLAHGALFEALRCGIKIPEQVAVLGFNDLPASAHMVPRLSSISTPREAIGQRAAEQMLTLMAGNRIAQPVVDMGFELKVREST from the coding sequence ATGACCGTCACTAAAAACGATAAGAATACCCGCACCACCGGTCGCCCTACGCTCAACGAAGTCGCACGCCTGGCCGGTGTCAGTCCTATCACCGCCTCCCGTGCCCTGCGCGGCGTCAGCACCGTTGCCGAAAGCCTGGTGGAAAAAGTCCGCCAGGCCGCCCGCGACCTGAACTACGTGGTCAACCCCGCCGCCCGCGCCCTGGCTTCGGCCCAGAGCCATTCGGTGGTGGTGCTGGTGCCGTCGTTGTCCAACCTGTTGTTCATCGACACCCTGGAAGCCATTCATCGTGTGCTCAGGCCCAAGGGCTTCGAAGTGGTGATCGGCAACTATCACTATTCCCGGGACGAAGAAGAAGACCTGCTGCGTAACTACATGGCCTATCAGCCACGCGGTCTGTTGCTGACCGGCTTCGACCGTACCGAGAGCGCCCGGCGCATGATCGAGGCCAGCAACATTCCCTGCGTGTACATGATGGAACTGGACCCCGGTGCGGGCCTTAACTGCGTCGGCTTTTCGCAACTCAAGGCCGGCGAGACGGCGGCCGAGCACTTGATCTCCCGGGGTCGCAAGCGCCTGGCCTATGTCGGCGCACAACTGGACCAGCGCACGTTGCTGCGTGGCGAAGGTTTTCGCCGTGCTTTGCAGAAAGCCGGCCTGTACGACCCGGATCTGGAACTGCTGACCCCACGGCCATCCTCGGTGGGCCTGGGCGGCGAACTGTTCCTGCAGTTACTCGCCAGCCATCCGGACGTCGATGCAATCTTCTTCGGCAACGACGACCTGGCCCACGGCGCGCTGTTCGAAGCCCTGCGCTGTGGCATCAAGATTCCCGAACAGGTTGCGGTCCTGGGCTTCAACGATTTGCCCGCCTCGGCCCACATGGTGCCGCGCCTGAGCAGCATCAGCACGCCACGGGAAGCCATCGGCCAGCGCGCCGCCGAACAGATGCTCACGTTGATGGCCGGCAACCGCATCGCTCAGCCGGTGGTGGACATGGGATTTGAACTCAAGGTTCGCGAAAGTACCTGA
- a CDS encoding GntP family permease, translated as MFGMSHETFLLLDAVVTVIGLIVLITKFKLHPFIALTIAAAFLGLTSGMPIGTIIKAFQDGFGGVLGFVGIILALGTMLGKMMAESGGADQIAQTLIRAFGKDKVQWAMMFAAFLVGIPLFFEIGFVLLIPLVFIVARRTGVSIIKIGIPLLAGLSAVHGLVPPHPGPLLAIGVFGADIGKTILYGLIVALPTAIIAGPIFGTFIAKHIPGHPNQELVDQLARETDSADLPSFNITLITVLSPVFLMLLKTFADVVLPEGNFFRTFMDLIGHPISALLLALLLSLYTFGYKQGIGSSQILKWLDASLAPTAAIILIIGAGGGFKQMLVTSGVGDVIGHMAVSAQISPILLAWLVAAVIRIATGSATVATITGAGIVVPVVGMIPGVNRELLVLATGAGSLILSHVNDAGFWLVKQYFNMTVAETFKTWTAMETILSVVALIFILLLSLVI; from the coding sequence ATGTTCGGCATGTCCCACGAGACGTTTCTGCTGCTTGATGCAGTGGTTACGGTGATCGGACTTATCGTCCTTATCACCAAGTTCAAACTCCACCCGTTCATTGCACTGACCATCGCGGCCGCTTTTCTGGGCCTGACCTCGGGCATGCCGATCGGCACCATCATCAAGGCGTTCCAGGACGGCTTCGGTGGCGTGCTGGGCTTTGTCGGCATCATTCTGGCGTTGGGTACGATGCTCGGTAAAATGATGGCCGAATCGGGCGGGGCCGATCAGATCGCCCAAACCCTGATCCGCGCCTTCGGCAAGGATAAAGTGCAGTGGGCCATGATGTTCGCCGCCTTCCTGGTGGGCATTCCGCTGTTCTTCGAAATCGGTTTCGTGCTGCTGATCCCGCTGGTGTTCATCGTGGCGCGTCGCACCGGTGTCTCGATCATCAAGATCGGTATCCCGCTGCTGGCCGGTCTTTCCGCGGTCCACGGCCTGGTGCCACCGCACCCGGGCCCGCTGCTGGCGATTGGCGTATTCGGTGCCGACATCGGTAAAACCATTCTCTATGGCCTGATCGTGGCGCTGCCGACGGCCATTATTGCCGGGCCGATTTTCGGTACATTCATTGCCAAGCATATCCCCGGCCATCCGAATCAGGAGCTGGTGGACCAACTGGCACGTGAGACCGATTCTGCCGATCTGCCGAGCTTCAACATCACGCTGATCACCGTGCTCTCGCCGGTGTTCCTGATGCTGCTCAAGACCTTTGCCGATGTGGTGTTGCCTGAAGGCAATTTCTTCCGCACGTTCATGGACCTGATCGGGCATCCGATTTCTGCACTTCTGTTGGCATTACTGCTGTCGCTGTACACCTTCGGCTACAAGCAGGGCATCGGTTCGAGCCAGATACTCAAGTGGCTGGACGCGAGTCTGGCACCGACTGCGGCGATCATTCTGATCATCGGTGCAGGCGGTGGCTTCAAGCAGATGCTGGTCACCAGCGGTGTGGGTGATGTGATCGGTCACATGGCGGTGAGTGCGCAGATTTCACCGATCCTGTTGGCCTGGCTGGTGGCGGCGGTGATTCGCATCGCCACAGGCTCGGCGACCGTGGCAACCATTACGGGTGCCGGGATCGTGGTACCGGTGGTCGGGATGATTCCGGGTGTGAACCGTGAGCTGCTGGTCCTGGCGACCGGTGCCGGTTCGCTGATCCTGTCTCACGTCAACGATGCCGGCTTCTGGCTGGTCAAGCAGTACTTCAACATGACCGTGGCCGAAACCTTCAAGACCTGGACCGCGATGGAAACCATCCTGTCCGTGGTAGCGCTGATCTTCATCCTGTTGCTGTCGCTGGTGATCTAA
- a CDS encoding MaoC family dehydratase, producing MTQVTNIPYEALEVGQTASYSKTVEERDIQLFAAMSGDHNPVHLDAEFAAASMFKERIAHGMFSGALISAAVACELPGPGTIYIGQQMSFQKPVKIGDTLTVRLEILEKLPKFRVRIATRVFNQRDELVVDGEAEILAPRKQQTVTLPTLPAITVG from the coding sequence ATGACCCAGGTTACCAACATCCCCTACGAAGCCCTCGAAGTCGGCCAGACCGCCAGCTACAGCAAGACCGTCGAAGAGCGCGACATCCAGCTGTTCGCCGCCATGTCGGGCGATCACAACCCGGTGCACCTGGATGCCGAATTCGCTGCGGCGAGCATGTTCAAGGAGCGCATCGCCCATGGCATGTTCAGCGGTGCGCTGATCAGCGCGGCGGTGGCCTGCGAGCTGCCTGGGCCGGGCACCATCTATATCGGCCAGCAGATGAGCTTCCAGAAGCCGGTGAAGATTGGCGACACCCTGACCGTGCGCTTGGAGATCCTTGAGAAACTGCCGAAATTTCGCGTACGCATTGCCACTCGCGTGTTCAATCAGCGCGACGAGCTGGTGGTGGACGGCGAAGCGGAAATCCTCGCGCCACGCAAGCAGCAGACCGTGACCTTGCCGACGCTGCCGGCGATTACTGTCGGTTGA